The Macaca nemestrina isolate mMacNem1 chromosome 12, mMacNem.hap1, whole genome shotgun sequence genome contains a region encoding:
- the LOC105471630 gene encoding LOW QUALITY PROTEIN: uncharacterized protein (The sequence of the model RefSeq protein was modified relative to this genomic sequence to represent the inferred CDS: inserted 1 base in 1 codon; deleted 1 base in 1 codon; substituted 1 base at 1 genomic stop codon), which yields MSGLTTGASLSCPGTGSMTLVGHWGRCHLLTQRRLLXCALTEHVFSPTPSSLADAEDARKATCLMLAWPGDRSSLGLCPVAAGLAGRGVQQWGASEXNPAFQPWGCCIGLPHVTSQALMLLLLKGLRPDGQIESVLQGGVRPPLPWGGARLGPPLALVRVLSCCACLFWSGEKNGMTSEEGKDCLAFIESTLCFSSPLQRGGLSGGSGQSARGSQVRYYYDHFYHHHLCKTNDTAS from the exons ATGTCTGGCCTCACAACAGGGGCCAGTCTGTCGTGTCCAGGAACAGGATCGATGACCCTTGTAGGACATTGGGGGCGCTGTCACCTCCTCACCCAGCGCAGGTTGC CCTGTGCTCTAACAGAGCATGTATTCAGCCCCACACCCTCATCTTTGGCGGATGCTGAAGATGCAAGAAAAGCCACCTGCTTGATGCTTGCTTGGCCTGGAGATCGTTCTTCTCTTGGTCTGTGTCCTGTGGCGGCAGGCCTTGCA GGAAGGGGGGTGCAACAGTGGGGAGCATCTGAATGAAATCCCGCTTTCCAACCTTGGGGCTGCTGTATCGGCCTCCCACACGTGACCTCCCAGGCCCTGATGCTGCTGCTTTTGAAGGGGTTGAGGCCTGATGGACAGATTGAGTCAGTCCTTCAGGGAGGGGTCCGCCCTCCCTTGCCCTGGGGTGGTGCCCGCCTTGGCCCTCCGCTTGCCCTTGTGCGCGTGCTCAGCTGCTGTGCTTGCCTTTTTTGGAGTGGGGAGAAGAATGGGATGACGTCGGAGGAAGGAAAAGACTGTCTTGCATTCATAGAGAGCACTTTATGCTTTTCCTCGCCCTTGCAGAGGGGTGGTCTCAGTGGGGGCTCAGGACAGTCAGCTCGAGGCAGCCAAGTCAGGTATTATTATGATcatttttatcatcatcatctgtGTAAGACAAATGATACAGCCAGTTAG
- the LOC105471631 gene encoding PR domain-containing protein 11 isoform X7 yields the protein MTENMKECLAQTNAAVGDMVTVVKTEVCSPLRDQEYGQPCSRRPDSSAMEVEPKKLKGKRDLIMPKSFQQVDFWFCESCQEYFVDECPNHGPPVFVSDTPVPVGIPDRAALTIPQGMEVVKDTSGESDVRCINEVIPKGHIFGPYEGQISTQDKSAGFFSWLIVDKNNRYKSIDGSDETKANWMRNVAHLAERKRKPKFSKEELDILVTEVTHHEAVLFGRETMRLSHADRDKIWEGIARKITSVSQVPRSVKDIKHRWDDMKRRTKDKLAFMQQSLSGPGAGGRAPTIVLTAHERAIESALLTAHAGRGFPRAELDGTDSPSTSYDEDEEAPGPSRQPLRVPLQQSPEEEAHLARPALLRSSSSSDQSETVGPKPEALPHPSPQAQAACRTPRPHPSPPTTGLDWQLLHVHAQQTEVFRQFCQELVTVHQDMANSMHVIGQAMAELTSRVGQMCQTLTEIRDGVQASQRGPEGAAPMGCTPQATQAQAPLPEPPAASPASAPTRTTRSRKRKHNF from the exons ATGACCGAGAACATGAAGGAGTGCTTGGCCCAGACCAATGCAGCCGTGGGGGATATGGTGACGGTGGTGAAGACGGAGGTCTGCTCACCACTCCGAGACCAGGAGTATGGCCAGCCCTG CTCTAGGAGACCGGACTCCTCGGCCATGGAAGTTGAGCCCAAGAAACTGAAGGGGAAGCGTGACCTCATCATGCCTAAAAGCTTCCAGCAAGTGGACTTCTGGT TCTGTGAGTCCTGCCAGGAGTACTTCGTGGATGAATGCCCAAACCATGGCCCCCCAGTGTTTGTGTCTGACACACCGGTGCCCGTGGGCATCCCAGACCGGGCAGCGCTCACCATCCCACAGGGCATGGAGGTGGTCAAGGACACTAGCGGAGAGAGTGACGTGCGATGTATCAACGAGGTCATCCCCAAGGGCCACATCTTTGGCCCCTACGAGGGGCAGATCTCCACCCAGGACAAATCAGCTGGCTTCTTCTCCTGGCTG atTGTGGACAAGAACAACCGCTATAAGTCCATAGATGGCTCAGACGAGACCAAAGCCAACTGGATGAG GAATGTGGCACACCTGGCCGAGCGTAAGAGGAAGCCCAAGTTCTCCAAGGAGGAGCTGGACATTCTTGTCACAGAGGTGACTCATCACGAAGCAGTGCTCTTTGGGAGGGAGACCATGCGGCTGTCCCATGCTGACAGGGACAAGATTTGGGAAGGCATAGCCCGGAAAATCACCTCCGTCAGCCAGGTGCCCCGCTCCGTCAAGGACATTAAGCACAGATGGGATGACATGAAACGGAGGACCAAGGACAAGCTGGCCTTCATGCAGCAGTCCCTGTcaggccctggggctgggggcCGGGCCCCCACCATCGTGCTCACGGCCCACGAGAGGGCCATCGAGTCGGCGCTGCTCACAGCCCATGCAGGGCGCGGCTTCCCCAGGGCGGAATTGGATGGCACCGACAGCCCTTCGACCAGCT ATGATGAAGATGAGGAGGCGCCTGGGCCCTCAAGGCAGCCTCTTCGGGTGCCTCTGCAGCAGTCTCCGGAGGAAGAGGCCCACCTGGCCAGGCCCGCCCTGCTCCGTTCATCCTCCTCCTCAGACCAGTCTGAGACGGTGGGCCCCAAGCCAGAGGCCCTGCCCCATCCCTCACCCCAGGCCCAGGCTGCCTGCAGGACCCCTCGGCCGCACCCCAGCCCACCCACCACGGGCCTTGACTGGCAGCTCCTCCACGTCCATGCCCAGCAGACCGAGGTGTTCCGGCAGTTCTGCCAGGAGCTGGTGACCGTGCACCAGGACATGGCCAACAGCATGCACGTCATCGGCCAGGCCATGGCCGAGCTGACCAGCCGCGTTGGTCAGATGTGCCAGACGCTGACAGAGATCCGGGATGGGGTTCAGGCATCTCAGCGGGGGCCAGAAGGGGCAGCTCCTATGGGCTGCACTCCCCAGGCCACCCAGGCCCAAGCCCCCCTGCCAGAGCCCCCGGCAGCTTCCCCAGCATCAGCCCCCACACGGACTACCAGGTCTCGGAAGAGAAAGCACAATTTCTAA
- the LOC105471631 gene encoding PR domain-containing protein 11 isoform X6, whose translation MAGLGGSRTAEGHGEEPTRPSAPEGSELLVGAADWDPARADSAPSWPKDRMTENMKECLAQTNAAVGDMVTVVKTEVCSPLRDQEYGQPCSRRPDSSAMEVEPKKLKGKRDLIMPKSFQQVDFWFCESCQEYFVDECPNHGPPVFVSDTPVPVGIPDRAALTIPQGMEVVKDTSGESDVRCINEVIPKGHIFGPYEGQISTQDKSAGFFSWLIVDKNNRYKSIDGSDETKANWMRNVAHLAERKRKPKFSKEELDILVTEVTHHEAVLFGRETMRLSHADRDKIWEGIARKITSVSQVPRSVKDIKHRWDDMKRRTKDKLAFMQQSLSGPGAGGRAPTIVLTAHERAIESALLTAHAGRGFPRAELDGTDSPSTSYDEDEEAPGPSRQPLRVPLQQSPEEEAHLARPALLRSSSSSDQSETVGPKPEALPHPSPQAQAACRTPRPHPSPPTTGLDWQLLHVHAQQTEVFRQFCQELVTVHQDMANSMHVIGQAMAELTSRVGQMCQTLTEIRDGVQASQRGPEGAAPMGCTPQATQAQAPLPEPPAASPASAPTRTTRSRKRKHNF comes from the exons GACAGAATGACCGAGAACATGAAGGAGTGCTTGGCCCAGACCAATGCAGCCGTGGGGGATATGGTGACGGTGGTGAAGACGGAGGTCTGCTCACCACTCCGAGACCAGGAGTATGGCCAGCCCTG CTCTAGGAGACCGGACTCCTCGGCCATGGAAGTTGAGCCCAAGAAACTGAAGGGGAAGCGTGACCTCATCATGCCTAAAAGCTTCCAGCAAGTGGACTTCTGGT TCTGTGAGTCCTGCCAGGAGTACTTCGTGGATGAATGCCCAAACCATGGCCCCCCAGTGTTTGTGTCTGACACACCGGTGCCCGTGGGCATCCCAGACCGGGCAGCGCTCACCATCCCACAGGGCATGGAGGTGGTCAAGGACACTAGCGGAGAGAGTGACGTGCGATGTATCAACGAGGTCATCCCCAAGGGCCACATCTTTGGCCCCTACGAGGGGCAGATCTCCACCCAGGACAAATCAGCTGGCTTCTTCTCCTGGCTG atTGTGGACAAGAACAACCGCTATAAGTCCATAGATGGCTCAGACGAGACCAAAGCCAACTGGATGAG GAATGTGGCACACCTGGCCGAGCGTAAGAGGAAGCCCAAGTTCTCCAAGGAGGAGCTGGACATTCTTGTCACAGAGGTGACTCATCACGAAGCAGTGCTCTTTGGGAGGGAGACCATGCGGCTGTCCCATGCTGACAGGGACAAGATTTGGGAAGGCATAGCCCGGAAAATCACCTCCGTCAGCCAGGTGCCCCGCTCCGTCAAGGACATTAAGCACAGATGGGATGACATGAAACGGAGGACCAAGGACAAGCTGGCCTTCATGCAGCAGTCCCTGTcaggccctggggctgggggcCGGGCCCCCACCATCGTGCTCACGGCCCACGAGAGGGCCATCGAGTCGGCGCTGCTCACAGCCCATGCAGGGCGCGGCTTCCCCAGGGCGGAATTGGATGGCACCGACAGCCCTTCGACCAGCT ATGATGAAGATGAGGAGGCGCCTGGGCCCTCAAGGCAGCCTCTTCGGGTGCCTCTGCAGCAGTCTCCGGAGGAAGAGGCCCACCTGGCCAGGCCCGCCCTGCTCCGTTCATCCTCCTCCTCAGACCAGTCTGAGACGGTGGGCCCCAAGCCAGAGGCCCTGCCCCATCCCTCACCCCAGGCCCAGGCTGCCTGCAGGACCCCTCGGCCGCACCCCAGCCCACCCACCACGGGCCTTGACTGGCAGCTCCTCCACGTCCATGCCCAGCAGACCGAGGTGTTCCGGCAGTTCTGCCAGGAGCTGGTGACCGTGCACCAGGACATGGCCAACAGCATGCACGTCATCGGCCAGGCCATGGCCGAGCTGACCAGCCGCGTTGGTCAGATGTGCCAGACGCTGACAGAGATCCGGGATGGGGTTCAGGCATCTCAGCGGGGGCCAGAAGGGGCAGCTCCTATGGGCTGCACTCCCCAGGCCACCCAGGCCCAAGCCCCCCTGCCAGAGCCCCCGGCAGCTTCCCCAGCATCAGCCCCCACACGGACTACCAGGTCTCGGAAGAGAAAGCACAATTTCTAA